The genomic window GCTCCTACACCTACAAACATTTCAACAAAATCAGAACCACTCATGCTTAAAAATGGGACCTTTGCTTCTCCTGCAACTGCTTTTGCAAGAAGTGTTTTTCCTGTTCCAGGAGCACCAATTAAAAGTACTCCCCTTGGTATTTTTGCTCCTAATCTGACGAACTTTTTTGGATTTTTAAGAAATTCAATTATTTCTTTTAAGTCCTCTTTTGCTTCTTCACATCCAGCAACATCATCAAATGTAATTCTGTTTTTATTATCAGGCATTATTGGTCTACTTTTGGCAAATGACATAACACGATTTCCCTCAGTTGAGACCTGTTTAAAAAGTATAAACCACATAAGAAGAAAAAGAAAGATAATAGGGATAACTGAAATAAAAAGATTGGACCAAAATGAAGAACTTGGTTCTGGGGCGAAAGAAACATTATTTTCTCTCAAAATTTTATAAAGTTCATTATCTTCTCCACAATAAGTATAAAATTTTGTTCCATCTTTTAATTCTCCGTAAATATACCCATTTTTTATTTTCAAAGTACCATTGATATTTTGACTTTCCACTTGTTTTATAAAATCACTATAAATTAAATTCTTTTTTGCGCCTTCATATTCAGAAAATCTCAATAATGAAAATAAAA from bacterium includes these protein-coding regions:
- a CDS encoding ATP-dependent metallopeptidase FtsH/Yme1/Tma family protein — protein: MDENKQKNKNKKQQIKVPTNNIFKGLIFWIIIGIILFSLLRFSEYEGAKKNLIYSDFIKQVESQNINGTLKIKNGYIYGELKDGTKFYTYCGEDNELYKILRENNVSFAPEPSSSFWSNLFISVIPIIFLFLLMWFILFKQVSTEGNRVMSFAKSRPIMPDNKNRITFDDVAGCEEAKEDLKEIIEFLKNPKKFVRLGAKIPRGVLLIGAPGTGKTLLAKAVAGEAKVPFLSMSGSDFVEMFVGVGA